DNA from Comamonas serinivorans:
CTTGATTCAATGGCTGCACACCTTGGGCCTGCACCCGGACCCCAGCACGGTGGCCGCCGTGGGCGACACGGCCAACGCTGCCGTGGCCAAGCTGGACATGCCCACGCTGCTGGCCCTGGCCGCCGCGCTGGGCTGGGCCAGCGGTTTTCGGCTGTACGCGGTGACCTTCATCGTGGGCAGCCTGGGCGCGCTGGGTTGGCTGGCGCTGCCGGCCGGCTTGCAGGTGCTGAGCAGCCCCGCGGTGCTGCTCATCAGCGGCGTGTTGCTCGTGGTCGAGTTTTTCGCCGACAAGGTGCCTTGGCTGGACAGCGCTTGGGACGGCCTCAATGCCTTCATCCGCATCCCCGGTGGTGCGCTGCTGGCGGCGGGGGTATTCGGCCTGGACGATCCCACCATGGGCGTGATTGCCGGTTTACTGGGGGGCTCGCTGGCGGCGACCTCGTTTGCCACCAAGGCCACCACGCGCGCGGCCATCAACACCTCGCCCGAGCCCTTTTCCAACTGGGGCGCGTCCTTGCTTGAAGACGGTTTGGTGGTGGGCGCCGTGTGGCTGGCCACGCAGCACCCCTACACCTTTGGCGTGGTGCTGGTCGTCGTGCTGATCCTGTCGGTGATCCTGATGGTGG
Protein-coding regions in this window:
- a CDS encoding DUF4126 domain-containing protein; this translates as MSDTWNGLIQWLHTLGLHPDPSTVAAVGDTANAAVAKLDMPTLLALAAALGWASGFRLYAVTFIVGSLGALGWLALPAGLQVLSSPAVLLISGVLLVVEFFADKVPWLDSAWDGLNAFIRIPGGALLAAGVFGLDDPTMGVIAGLLGGSLAATSFATKATTRAAINTSPEPFSNWGASLLEDGLVVGAVWLATQHPYTFGVVLVVVLILSVILMVVLVKFLKAVWRRVARLMGKTVAEEPQLLAMPPARRG